Proteins from a single region of Corylus avellana chromosome ca11, CavTom2PMs-1.0:
- the LOC132166656 gene encoding 12-oxophytodienoate reductase 3, with protein MAENSLFSPYKMGKFNLSHRVVLAPMTRCRALNGVPRPALAEYYAQRSTNGGFLVSEGTLVSNTAAGFPHVPGIYSEEQVEAWKQVVDAVHDKGGIIFCQLWHVGRASHQVYQPGGASPISSTNNPISNRWRILKPDGSYGTYPKPRALETYEILDVVEHYRKAALNAIRAGFDGIEIHGAHGYLIDQFLKDGINDRTDEYGGSIANRCRFLIQVVQAVVAAIGAERVGVRISPAIDHLDATDSDPLGLGLAVIDRLNKLQLELGSKLTYLHVTQPRYTAYGQAESGRPGSEEEEAKLMRALRKAYHGTFICSGGFTRELGLEAVAEGDADLVSYGRLFISNPDLVSRFKINAPLTKYIRKTFYTQDPVVGYTDYPFLEPLSRL; from the exons ATGGCGGAGAATTCCCTCTTCTCTCCTTACAAGATGGGCAAGTTCAACCTCTCTCACAG GGTTGTGCTTGCGCCCATGACGAGGTGCAGAGCGTTGAATGGAGTTCCACGGCCAGCGCTTGCGGAGTACTACGCTCAAAGGTCAACCAACGGCGGGTTTCTCGTAAGCGAGGGCACTTTGGTCTCCAACACAGCCGCCGG GTTTCCGCATGTTCCTGGGATATACAGTGAAGAACAAGTGGAGGCATGGAAGCAGGTGGTGGATGCAGTTCACGACAAAGGTGGCATCATTTTCTGCCAATTGTGGCATGTCGGCCGGGCATCTCATCAAG TTTATCAACCTGGCGGGGCCTCACCAATTTCATCAACGAACAATCCCATATCGAATAGGTGGAGAATTCTGAAGCCAGATGGGTCCTATGGCACATATCCGAAGCCAAGAGCCCTGGAAACTTATGAGATACTGGATGTTGTGGAGCATTATCGCAAGGCAGCCTTGAATGCCATTCGAGCAG GTTTTGACGGAATTGAGATTCATGGGGCGCATGGCTACCTCATTGACCAATTCTTGAAGGATGGGATCAATGACAGAACGGACGAGTATGGCGGGTCAATTGCAAATCGGTGCAGATTTTTAATCCAGGTGGTTCAAGCAGTAGTTGCAGCCATTGGCGCAGAACGAGTTGGTGTCAGAATTTCACCAGCAATTGATCACCTTGATGCCACAGACTCTGACCCGCTTGGCCTAGGGTTGGCAGTGATTGATAGACTCAACAAGCTTCAGCTGGAACTGGGCTCAAAGCTCACTTATCTCCATGTGACTCAGCCTCGATACACCGCTTACGGCCAAGCGGAATCCGGCAGACCCGGCAGTGAAGAAGAGGAAGCTAAGCTGATGAGGGCCCTGAGAAAAGCTTATCATGGAACATTTATCTGCAGTGGTGGCTTCACTCGGGAGCTAGGATTGGAAGCTGTGGCTGAGGGTGACGCTGATTTGGTATCCTATGGACGCCTTTTTATCTCAAACCCAGATTTGGTGTCGAGGTTTAAGATCAACGCACCCCTAACTAAGTATATCAGAAAAACCTTCTATACCCAGGATCCTGTTGTTGGATACACAGACTACCCATTTCTGGAACCATTATCCCGCCTCTGA
- the LOC132165862 gene encoding auxin-binding protein ABP19a-like — protein MMSPVIFIFSLLVFSCHAAVQDFCVGDLTAPESPAGYSCKKPAMVTVADFVYSGLGVAGNTSNIIKAAVTPAFAAQFPGVNGLGISLARLDLAAGGVVPFHTHPGGSEVLLVVQGSITAGFVSTANKVYLKTLKTGDIMVFPQGLLHFQVNAGGTIAKAYASFGSASPGLQIVDYALFANDLPTPLVAATTFLDIAQIKKLKGVLGGTN, from the coding sequence ATGATGTCTCCtgttattttcatcttttctctccttgttttcTCCTGCCATGCTGCAGTGCAGGACTTCTGTGTGGGTGACCTCACAGCTCCGGAAAGCCCTGCAGGCTACTCTTGCAAGAAGCCTGCAATGGTGACGGTGGCTGATTTTGTTTACTCCGGCCTAGGCGTTGCCGGAAACACCTCAAATATTATTAAAGCTGCAGTCACCCCGGCGTTTGCGGCGCAGTTTCCTGGTGTGAACGGGCTTGGAATATCTTTGGCTCGTCTGGACTTGGCGGCTGGTGGAGTTGTGCCATTCCACACACATCCTGGTGGTTCAGAAGTCCTACTTGTCGTTCAAGGGTCAATCACCGCTGGTTTTGTTTCCACCGCTAATAAagtttacttaaaaactctGAAGACGGGTGACATCATGGTTTTCCCTCAAGGATTACTTCACTTCCAAGTTAATGCAGGAGGAACTATTGCCAAAGCATATGCTAGCTTCGGTAGCGCAAGCCCAGGTCTCCAGATTGTGGACTACGCTTTGTTTGCAAACGATTTACCCACTCCATTGGTAGCAGCAACTACTTTTCTTGACATTGCTCAGATTAAGAAGCTTAAGGGCGTTCTTGGGGGCACTAACTAA
- the LOC132165863 gene encoding auxin-binding protein ABP20-like: MISPIIFIFSLLLSSCHAAVQDFCVADFTAPESPAGSACKKAATVTADDFVFSGLGIAGNTSNLIKAAVTSAFAAQFPALNGLGISLARLDLALDGVVPFHTHPGGSEILIVEKGTICAGFVSSANTVYFEQLVKGDIMVFPQGLLHFQVNSGRIPAVAYASFSSASPGLQITDYVLFANDLPTELVAATTFLDITQIKKLKGVLGGTG; the protein is encoded by the coding sequence ATGATATCTCCCATTATCTTCATCTTTTCTCTCCTCCTTTCCTCCTGCCATGCTGCAGTGCAGGACTTCTGTGTGGCCGACTTTACAGCCCCTGAAAGCCCCGCAGGCTCCGCTTGCAAGAAGGCTGCAACGGTGACAGCGGACGATTTTGTTTTCTCTGGCCTTGGCATTGCCGGAAACACCTCAAATCTTATTAAAGCGGCAGTCACTTCGGCGTTTGCTGCGCAGTTTCCTGCTCTGAACGGGCTTGGAATTTCTTTGGCTCGTCTGGACTTGGCGCTTGATGGAGTTGTGCCATTCCACACACATCCTGGAGGCTCAGAAATCCTGATTGTTGAGAAAGGAACAATCTGCGCTGGGTTTGTTTCCTCAGCTAATACTGTCTACTTTGAACAACTTGTGAAAGGTGACATCATGGTTTTCCCTCAAGGATTACTTCACTTCCAAGTTAATTCCGGGCGTATTCCTGCCGTAGCATATGCTAGCTTCAGCAGTGCAAGCCCAGGACTCCAGATTACGGATTATGTTTTGTTTGCAAACGATTTACCGACTGAGTTGGTAGCAGCAACAACTTTCCTGGACATTACTCAGATTAAGAAGCTTAAAGGCGTTCTTGGGGGCactggttaa